ATGTAGCTAAAGAAGATAAGGTATAAGTTCCGGGTTTCACTACTTCCCCTACTATATTTACCTTAATAGATCGTATTTGTCCTAAGCTAACATTCACAAATGTATTGGACTCATTTCCTTTATCAATGCCCGCCATTATACGACTTAATTCATGTTTGATCTTAACTTTGGCTTCTTCCACACAAAGACCGCTTAGAGGAACAGGCCCTATATTAGGTATTATGATAGTTCCATCCGATGAAATAGTTTGAGTATATTTCATCTCTGATGCTCCCCATACATTAATAATAACCTCATCACCAGCCGATAAATGATAGTTTATAGGCGTAGGCAAATTCAAACTCGGTTCAAAAGATAAACTTTTATCTTTAAAAATTTCTTTACCAAAAACAATAGGGTCTTTATTCACTGTCCTACTGGAAGAAACAGCAGCGTGCACTTCTTTTGTTTCCGATTGTGTTGTTGTAATCGTACTTGTATAAATACCAGCCTGGACAGTTTGTGCTTGCAGGTTTGAAATAAACCAAACTCCTACTGCCACCTTTTTAAGTATAACATTCATTGGTTATTTAATAAATTTACAAGGAACATTTATAAAAAATAGAAATCCCTCAATAATTTCGCTTTTCCTTGAAAGAATACTAATTGTATCGAAGGATATTGTTTACTTATTTCATTAACAAGGCACAAAAAACCTTCGATTATAATGCAAGGTGTATATTAGTTAATATAATATTTATAAATCTAAATTTTCAAAGTATTCTTACTGATCAATTAAGTCGTATGGTATTAACAAACAACACTTTATAAATACACAACGTAAAAACGGACAATAAACATTAGGATATATAAATTTATAACTCTACTTTTGCATCAATAATCGAAGGTTTTTTGTGCCTTATTCATCTCACTATTTCTTTAATTGTCAAGCAGATATAAATCACATTCTTTATTCTTCCCGATAAACCAACGGTTTTTTAAGCCATTCTATGTCTTTCCATTTATGCAAATTCTGTACAATATCAAATGCAGAATTAAAAAATTGTACTACAGAATCCACCGGATTAGGATAAGAAAAAGCATCTTCTAACGTTAAAAAGAATTCTTTTTTTTGAGGAACAAACCGTGCTTTATAGGGTTGTAACAACTTTTCATTCTCCCCTACATCGTCAATAAAAGGATAAGGCATCACATAAAAAGAGGCTAAAGGAATGTGAATATCTCCCGGCCAATAACCTATTTCAAAACATCGCTCATCATAAGCAAATTGACTAATCCTATCAGCTGCTTCCAAAGGTACATATTCACCACTATAAATACACCCTGAAAGATCCATTGTTCCAAAATAATAAGCCGGATTGTCTACCTTTCCCCGAAAAGGAGCCAAAAATTTCATCAATGGCAAATAAGCAAAATGAAGATTCTGTAACCAAGTCATCACCGCATTTTCATCGTATGTATGATGTATTTCATCTTTATCAAAATCAATAGGATCATAAAATTCCTGAGGAGAAGTATTAATATTGGTAGGAGAACCTATAAGCTCTAACGCATTTACAAACCGTTCATAAAACATAGCAATACTTACCCCATCCTGTAAAGGAATAGATGTATTTACACCTTCCGAATTTTTAAATTCCACTTGATGTTCACGAAAATTAAAAACAATCTGAAAAGGAAATTCATCACCAGGGATTAATCCGGTAGTAAAACCATCCACTGTAAGGTACAGACGGACATGTGCCCATTCCGGTCTTTTATTACAACGTGCAACTTTTACCTTACCAGCCATTTGCAACATCAAATGAACTGTATCAGCAGTATCCTGCCAATCAGGGTAATTCAAAAAAGTTTTAGTCATCTCTTATACTATTAAGTTGTTTTTAATTACTAAACAGCCATGCAAAGAGAATAGTTCACCTGAACACTTTTTTCTAAAAGTTACTAAACCAATGTACCTACGCAGTGCTGGCATTTTTTAATAAACAAAGACCGGAAAATATCTGTTTTTCTTATAATCCGAACATAATTCTTTTTGAAATACATGATAAAGGAAATATTCACTTTATATATTGACAGGTGGAAATTCTTTTTGAATCTTACCTGGGAACACATTGAAATCTCAATGATAGCCATCCTTATTGCTATGATCATAGGATTAGGTTTAGGAATAATAATTAGCCAATACAGGAAAAGTTCTTCTTACATATTAGGTCTTACCAATTTTATATATACCATACCTTCAATTGCCCTGTTCGGCTTTTTAATTCCGTTTTCAGGCATCGGGAATATCACTGCGATCATTGCATTAAGCATTTACGCTTTATTACCGATGGTACGGAATACATATACAGGCATAACCGGTATAGATCCGGAAATAACCGAAGCGGCTCGTGGAATGGGAAGCACTCCCTTCCAGCTTCTTTATAAAATAAAATTACCCCTTGCTTTTCCTGTCATTCTTTCCGGGATCCGAAATATGGTAGTAATGACCATTGCGTTAGCAGGTATTGCCGCTTTTATCGGAGCCGGCGGATTAGGCGTTGCCATATATCGTGGCATTACGACCAATAACAGTGCTATGACCGTAGCCGGTAGTTTGCTAATAGCACTCTTGGCGTTGCTTACCGATTGGGGAATTGGCCGTTATGAAACACATATAAAAAAGAAACGCAAACTAATATAATCGAAAGATGAAAAAGAAGGGATATTTTCTACTTATCATTTATTTTCTTTGCATTGGCTGTAAGAAAAAAGACGATACCATCCGTATCGCTACCAAGCCAATGACTGAACAATTTATTCTTGCTGAAATATTAGGATTACTCATTACTGAATATTCCGATCTGTCCGTTAAAATCACAAAAGGAATAGGCGGTGGAACCAGTAATATCCATCCCGCTCTTTTAAAAGGAGAATTTGATATGTATCCGGAATATACCGGAACAGGTTGGCTCGTAGTACTTAAAAGAGATACCCTTCTTCCGCCCACGGAATTATACGAAGCACTCAAAAAAGAATACTTAAGGAAGTATGACTTAAGGTGGATTGCACCATACGGTTTCAACAACACCTATAGTTTGGCTATTAGCGATGAAAAAGCAAAACAATATAAATTACAAGATTTCTCTGATCTAGCCCGCTATCCGGATCAATTCACTTTCGGAGCAGAATATGATTTTTTTGAAATTCCTAAAGGTTATGATGCTTTATGTAAATGTTATGGATTAAAATTCAAAAAAAACACAGATATGGATATCGGATTAAAATACGAAGCCATTAAATCAGGAAAAATAGATGTGATGAATGTCTTTACTACCGATGGACAGCTAAGTAGGGCAAATTTAACCGTTTTAGAAGATAATAAAAATTTTTTTCCTAGCTATTATTGTGCTACTGTAGTACGCCAAGAAACTTTGGCACTTCATCCGGAATTGGAAAAAGTATTAATGAAAATGAAAGATATTCTTACCAATCAGGAAATGTCCGATTTGAATTACCAAGTAGATGTTGCCGGGAAATCGGAACATACCGTAGCTGTAGAATTTCTAAAACAGAAAGGACTATTAGATAAAAGTAAGAATTATGGAAAATGACGTGATCATACGCTTTAAACAAGTATCCAAATTTTATGGTGAAAATAAAATTCTGGAAGATTTCAATTTGGATATAAAGAAAGGAGAATTTATCACTGTTATCGGCAGTTCGGGGAGTGGAAAGACAACGATGCTTAAAATGATTAACGGCCTCTTACAACCTACTTCGGGTACTATTTATGTAGAGGGAAAAGACATTTCAAAAGAAAACCAAACTTTATTACGTCGGAACATAGGATATGTTATTCAAGGAATTGGTCTTTTCCCCCACATGACGATTCGAAAAAATATCGCTTATGTACCGGAATTATTAAATCATCATAACAAAAAGAAAACCAAAGAAGCAGTAGAGCGTCTTATTAAAATAGTAGGTCTTACCCCCGATATGCTGGATCGTTATCCGGCGGAACTTTCGGGCGGACAACGTCAACGTGTAGGAATAGCCCGGGCATTAGCGGCCCAACCTGAAATACTGTTGATGGACGAACCTTTCGGAGCTGTAGACGAAATTACCCGCAATATGCTTCAAAACGAAATTACCCGTATCCACCGCGAATTAGGTGTCACTATAGTTTTTATAACGCACGATATAAAAGAAGCTCTCAAGTTAGGAGACCGTGTATTGGTAATGGACCAGGGAAAAATAGAGCAATTAGCGGTTCCTGATGAAATTAAAAACTCACCTGCCACGTCATTTGTAAAAGAGCTTATCCAATTACAAAATAACTAACTATCGGAAGGAATAGATTCGGAACCAGATGGATATGACAGGAATAAAACTATCAACTCAAATAAAAACCACGATAACTGTGTCTTTTTGTAAATATGGTTGACTTTTCAAAAGTTCAACAGATGAAAGAAAAGAATTATTATCGGGAACAGGAGCGCAGTAAATTGCATCAGGAAATTTATCGTCTTCGCATGCTTGAGGGCATGGATGTTTCAAGTATCAGAAAAAAATTTGGTATGAGTCGTGGTAGTGTTTACTATGTATTAGCTACCTTTGAAAAAGAACACCCTCAACAAGCAGCGCTTATGAAGAAACAAGGTAAAGATGTCACACCAGAGGACTACAAAAAGTTACAAGAGGAGATCGCCCGCCTGAAGAAGGATTTGGCACAGGAACGCTTGCGTGCGGACTTTTATGAAGAAATGGTCGCATTCGGCAAGGAAGCTTATGGCATAGACCTAAAAAAAGCTGGCACCAAGTAGCATGTAGGCTGCACAACAGGGACAAAAAGCGTTACGGCATTGTCCCTGTGTGTCGTCTGCTTGGGGTAAGCAAACAAGCCTACTACAAGCATGTGGACAAAGTGATGCTCAAGGTGGCAGAAGAAGCCTTCGTGGTGGAATTCGTGCGGGGCATCCGCCAAAAGGACCCGGGTATTGGAGGCAATAAGCTGTGGTTGATGTACCGCAACCTGTTCGGAGAAAAACGCAGTGTAGGGTATAACCGTTTCTATGACATTCTGGAGCGTTACGCACTAAAGGTACGCAAACGCAAACGGCGGGTATCCACCACGGACTCCAGGCACAACTTCCCTCTTTATCCGAACCTGGTTAAAAACCTGATACCCACTGCTCCATGTCAGTTAATAGTGAGTGATATCACTTATATTCCCTTTTGGCCCCAAGGGGAGAAAGGAGAAAATGATTTCTGTTACCTTTCCCTGGTGACGGACTGTTATACCAAGGAAATCATCGGTTATAGTGTGGGAGATACATTGTCAGCCCAATATCCGCAGGAAGCTTTGGAAATGGCCTTGGGACATTATGGGGAAAGAGATCTCCCAGAGCTCATCCACCATTCAGACAGAGGGGTACAATATGCCAGTTATGCCTATACCTCTCGACTGAAAGACAACCATATACGTATAAGCATGACAGAGAGCGGCAATCCTAAAGATAATGCTGTGGCGGAACGGGTGAACAATACCATTAAGAACGAGCTTCTCAAAGGTAAGAAGTTCTCCGGGATCAAGCAAGTAAGGGATGCCGTGCAAGCGGCAGTGGATTTCTATAACAATGAACGTCCGCATTTGAGCCTGGGGGCATGACACCTGTTCAGGCAGCGCAATGCGAGGGGGAGTTGAAGAAACAATGGAAAAGTTATCGGGAAATAGCCATTAAAAAGCAACAAGAAATAGGTCAACCCGCGTGAACCGGAGGCTTTAAAAACAAGAGAAAATCATCGGAAGGCTCTTTGGAGGCTTCACGCCTCCAGCCGCATGGCAAACCTTGGTGGTGGTTTTTTCATGATGTTTTTGGAGGAAGGACTATTTTGATTATTTTTGCCCCGGTAAACCTCGTTCATGAATAAGAACGAACCGGGTCAACCATTATTATAATTAAGTTTTAACCGGGTCAACCTGCTTTATCAATAAGGCAATAAGTAGTCAACTAAAAGCGTTAACATACACTGTTTACTTGTTGAATAAAATAAAATTTATAAATGACAATGTAGATTAAATATACGACAATGTCGATAATATATTTGTCAATGTCATTTATATTCTCGACATTATCATTTATAAAATTGTTCAGTATAATCAGACAAAACGCATTATAAAATCTCTTCTAAGTTTCCTAATAATTCTTTGAGATATTCGTCCTTGAGTGCAGCCCTCTGTCTTTTTCTTCTGAGTGGTTCTTTCTTTTTATCGAAAGAGAGTATGGCCATTGCCATTTTATTAACGAGCGAGAAGTTGAGTGCGGCATTTCTTTTCTTCCTCGACTTATCTTCTTGAAAGTCCACATCCAGCCTCCAATGCAGTCCGTTCTCCACAGCCCAGTGGTCTCTTGCCGTTTGCAGGAACAACTTGGCGTTCATCTTCAATGATGTGATGAAGTATCTTTCCTCCCTTATCACTTCTTTCTGGCCGGGCCTTTCCGAAATGATGACGCCAAAGGACTGCACTCCCGTCCATTCCTTGTGCAGCCTCCCCAGATAGAGCGGTTCCCCCACGGATATACACTGGCGTATCCACCAGTCTCTACCATCAGGTTTGTCGGTCGTCTTGTAGCGGTCGTTATTGTTGCGCGGATGCGACATAGCCACCTCTACAGCTTCTTTGACCGCCTCCTGATTACCTTTGGCAAAGAGGAAAAAGTCGCCCCCAGCCTCGATAATGGCTTCACACGTCTTCTTCTGGCAGTGCATGGCATCAGCCGTTACAATGCAATCCGACATGTCCAGTTCAGTCACGAGTTCCTGCACCGCAGGAATTTCATTAGTTTTCTCTCCCACTTTTTTCTGCCCCAGCGAAATACCCGATTTCA
The genomic region above belongs to Parabacteroides pacaensis and contains:
- a CDS encoding IS3 family transposase translates to MCRLLGVSKQAYYKHVDKVMLKVAEEAFVVEFVRGIRQKDPGIGGNKLWLMYRNLFGEKRSVGYNRFYDILERYALKVRKRKRRVSTTDSRHNFPLYPNLVKNLIPTAPCQLIVSDITYIPFWPQGEKGENDFCYLSLVTDCYTKEIIGYSVGDTLSAQYPQEALEMALGHYGERDLPELIHHSDRGVQYASYAYTSRLKDNHIRISMTESGNPKDNAVAERVNNTIKNELLKGKKFSGIKQVRDAVQAAVDFYNNERPHLSLGA
- a CDS encoding ABC transporter permease; this encodes MIKEIFTLYIDRWKFFLNLTWEHIEISMIAILIAMIIGLGLGIIISQYRKSSSYILGLTNFIYTIPSIALFGFLIPFSGIGNITAIIALSIYALLPMVRNTYTGITGIDPEITEAARGMGSTPFQLLYKIKLPLAFPVILSGIRNMVVMTIALAGIAAFIGAGGLGVAIYRGITTNNSAMTVAGSLLIALLALLTDWGIGRYETHIKKKRKLI
- a CDS encoding ISAs1 family transposase, with product MEKSLNKLSAHGLLDFAIEISKHDDRIDRCKKHQGRTIAFVTLCAVLSGFRDWEEIGEYGKCKQSLMEEYLGPLDSMPSHDTISRFFSLLKPESFEGVYREWISEVFRLRSSPTKDGERRDQIAIDGKEMCGAREDSPVRIVSAYAVKSGISLGQKKVGEKTNEIPAVQELVTELDMSDCIVTADAMHCQKKTCEAIIEAGGDFFLFAKGNQEAVKEAVEVAMSHPRNNNDRYKTTDKPDGRDWWIRQCISVGEPLYLGRLHKEWTGVQSFGVIISERPGQKEVIREERYFITSLKMNAKLFLQTARDHWAVENGLHWRLDVDFQEDKSRKKRNAALNFSLVNKMAMAILSFDKKKEPLRRKRQRAALKDEYLKELLGNLEEIL
- a CDS encoding DUF5996 family protein, which produces MTKTFLNYPDWQDTADTVHLMLQMAGKVKVARCNKRPEWAHVRLYLTVDGFTTGLIPGDEFPFQIVFNFREHQVEFKNSEGVNTSIPLQDGVSIAMFYERFVNALELIGSPTNINTSPQEFYDPIDFDKDEIHHTYDENAVMTWLQNLHFAYLPLMKFLAPFRGKVDNPAYYFGTMDLSGCIYSGEYVPLEAADRISQFAYDERCFEIGYWPGDIHIPLASFYVMPYPFIDDVGENEKLLQPYKARFVPQKKEFFLTLEDAFSYPNPVDSVVQFFNSAFDIVQNLHKWKDIEWLKKPLVYREE
- a CDS encoding glycine betaine ABC transporter substrate-binding protein: MKKKGYFLLIIYFLCIGCKKKDDTIRIATKPMTEQFILAEILGLLITEYSDLSVKITKGIGGGTSNIHPALLKGEFDMYPEYTGTGWLVVLKRDTLLPPTELYEALKKEYLRKYDLRWIAPYGFNNTYSLAISDEKAKQYKLQDFSDLARYPDQFTFGAEYDFFEIPKGYDALCKCYGLKFKKNTDMDIGLKYEAIKSGKIDVMNVFTTDGQLSRANLTVLEDNKNFFPSYYCATVVRQETLALHPELEKVLMKMKDILTNQEMSDLNYQVDVAGKSEHTVAVEFLKQKGLLDKSKNYGK
- a CDS encoding ABC transporter ATP-binding protein — translated: MENDVIIRFKQVSKFYGENKILEDFNLDIKKGEFITVIGSSGSGKTTMLKMINGLLQPTSGTIYVEGKDISKENQTLLRRNIGYVIQGIGLFPHMTIRKNIAYVPELLNHHNKKKTKEAVERLIKIVGLTPDMLDRYPAELSGGQRQRVGIARALAAQPEILLMDEPFGAVDEITRNMLQNEITRIHRELGVTIVFITHDIKEALKLGDRVLVMDQGKIEQLAVPDEIKNSPATSFVKELIQLQNN